One genomic window of Paraburkholderia phytofirmans PsJN includes the following:
- the hutG gene encoding formimidoylglutamase, with the protein MRVPFDDKMWAGRSDDGEPGDTRRVFNQIVPFDGSLRAHGDTTVVVGFGSDEGVRRNQGRTGAAHAPKELRRALAGLPAKNSMAMLADAGDVACDDGDLEGAQAELANVISEVLASGGRPLVFGGGHEVAWATYCGLVLHQHRREADESATPRKLLIINFDAHFDLRQKRPANSGTPFDQIANDCAERRVPFNYVCFGISDLGNTASLFVHAQRLGVRYALDVDMQETQLPLRLQELDLMLDEADDVYLTIDLDVLPAATAPGVSAPAALGVPLFVVEEMVRRVRGSGKLRAADIAEYNPSLDQDRRTARAAARLAYRLL; encoded by the coding sequence ATGAGAGTTCCATTCGATGACAAGATGTGGGCGGGCCGCTCGGACGACGGCGAGCCCGGCGACACGCGGCGAGTTTTCAATCAGATCGTGCCGTTTGACGGTTCGCTTCGTGCCCATGGCGATACGACGGTGGTTGTTGGCTTCGGCTCCGATGAAGGAGTGCGCCGCAATCAAGGCCGCACCGGCGCGGCGCATGCGCCGAAGGAATTGCGGCGTGCGCTGGCGGGCTTGCCCGCTAAGAATTCGATGGCGATGCTTGCCGACGCGGGCGACGTTGCGTGCGACGACGGCGACCTCGAAGGCGCGCAAGCCGAATTGGCAAACGTGATTAGCGAGGTGCTGGCGAGCGGAGGCCGGCCCTTGGTATTCGGTGGCGGGCATGAGGTGGCGTGGGCAACGTATTGTGGATTGGTTTTGCATCAACATCGGCGTGAGGCTGACGAATCCGCTACGCCTCGCAAACTGCTCATCATTAACTTCGACGCGCACTTCGACCTGCGCCAGAAGCGTCCCGCGAACTCGGGCACGCCGTTCGACCAGATCGCGAACGACTGCGCGGAGCGCCGCGTGCCATTCAATTACGTCTGCTTCGGTATCAGCGATCTGGGCAACACGGCTTCGCTGTTCGTGCACGCGCAGCGTCTCGGCGTTCGCTACGCACTCGACGTCGACATGCAGGAAACGCAACTGCCGCTACGCTTGCAAGAGCTCGATCTGATGCTGGACGAAGCGGACGATGTCTATCTGACCATCGATCTCGACGTGCTTCCCGCGGCCACCGCGCCGGGCGTCTCGGCGCCTGCGGCGCTGGGCGTGCCTCTCTTCGTGGTCGAGGAGATGGTGCGACGTGTCCGTGGCTCGGGCAAGCTGCGCGCGGCGGATATCGCGGAGTACAACCCGTCGCTCGATCAGGACAGGCGCACCGCGAGGGCGGCGGCGCGCTTGGCTTACCGCTTGCTCTGA
- a CDS encoding MarR family winged helix-turn-helix transcriptional regulator, whose amino-acid sequence MNRPISYDECNCFALRQAARHVTQIYERHLGEVGLTAAQFTILAKLARVPNLPMVDLADAMVMERTTLVRAMKPLQRDGLVAAEAAEHDGRTFLFSLTKKGETTFDQAAIAWRAAQDEFEKKFGHARAKTLRAELFSITG is encoded by the coding sequence ATGAACCGTCCCATCTCCTACGACGAATGCAACTGCTTCGCGCTGCGCCAGGCGGCCCGGCACGTCACGCAAATCTACGAACGCCACCTCGGCGAGGTAGGCCTGACGGCTGCGCAGTTCACGATTCTCGCCAAACTCGCGCGCGTGCCGAATCTGCCCATGGTGGATCTGGCGGACGCGATGGTGATGGAACGCACCACGCTGGTTCGCGCCATGAAACCGTTGCAGCGTGACGGTCTGGTGGCGGCCGAAGCGGCGGAGCACGACGGCCGCACATTCCTGTTCAGCCTGACGAAAAAGGGCGAAACCACGTTCGATCAGGCTGCCATCGCCTGGCGCGCCGCGCAGGACGAGTTCGAAAAGAAGTTCGGCCACGCGCGAGCCAAAACGCTGCGCGCCGAACTCTTCAGCATCACCGGCTAG
- a CDS encoding MarR family winged helix-turn-helix transcriptional regulator, whose translation MERFFDDDCFAIRQAARYVSQIYDRHLANVGLTITQFSLLGRLKRTGPMTMKQLAETMRMERTTLVRTIQPLRRNGLVSSEALGADARALTIALTLAGEERLKAGGEHWHAAQAEFEHRFGERRAAALRGELFAITRDSI comes from the coding sequence ATGGAACGATTCTTCGACGACGACTGCTTTGCCATCCGCCAGGCCGCGCGCTATGTCTCGCAGATATACGACCGGCACCTGGCGAATGTCGGGCTGACCATCACGCAGTTTTCGCTGCTGGGACGGCTCAAACGCACCGGCCCCATGACGATGAAGCAACTGGCTGAAACCATGCGCATGGAACGCACCACCCTGGTCCGAACGATCCAGCCGCTGCGCCGCAACGGTCTGGTGTCGAGCGAGGCGCTCGGCGCCGACGCGCGCGCGCTGACGATCGCGCTCACGCTGGCAGGCGAAGAGCGTCTCAAGGCCGGCGGTGAACATTGGCATGCCGCGCAAGCCGAATTCGAGCATCGTTTCGGCGAACGGCGCGCGGCGGCCTTGCGAGGCGAGTTGTTCGCCATCACACGGGATTCAATCTGA
- a CDS encoding HlyD family secretion protein — protein MSTTPSTIAPPSAAQTAKPARRIPWMLLAVITVLAVLALAASYWFFVGRFVETTDDAYVGGDVTVMAPKVNGFVTDVLVHDNQFVHANDVLIRLDARDYDARLAQATAEVQSAQASVTELQAKKSLQLATINEQAAEVRASGAELTRSAADQTRYRELVKDDAVSNQVVERADADLTKAHAAVDRSSAALIAAQRQIAVLDAQIGDAEARIATAQAAQRVAALNVEYTTIRSPIDGYVGNRTARVGLLANTGVSLLTVVPSSGLWIDANFKEDQLKKMRVGDSVDVDLDASSTPIHGVVESLAPATGATFSVLPAENATGNFTKIVQRVPVRVRLDVPKSMQGVLRPGLSATVKVHLDSGDTPARG, from the coding sequence ATGTCCACTACTCCATCGACAATCGCTCCGCCGAGCGCGGCGCAGACCGCCAAACCGGCACGTCGCATTCCGTGGATGCTGCTCGCGGTCATCACGGTCCTTGCCGTGCTGGCGCTTGCGGCGTCGTACTGGTTCTTCGTCGGCCGCTTCGTCGAAACGACTGACGATGCCTATGTGGGCGGCGATGTCACCGTGATGGCGCCGAAGGTGAACGGCTTCGTTACGGACGTGCTGGTCCACGACAACCAGTTCGTCCACGCGAACGACGTGCTGATCCGGCTGGATGCGCGCGACTACGACGCGCGGCTCGCGCAGGCCACGGCGGAAGTGCAGAGCGCACAAGCGTCGGTGACCGAACTGCAGGCGAAGAAGTCCTTGCAGCTCGCCACCATCAACGAGCAGGCCGCCGAGGTCCGCGCGTCCGGCGCCGAACTGACGCGCAGCGCCGCGGACCAGACGCGCTACCGCGAACTGGTGAAGGACGACGCGGTATCGAATCAGGTCGTCGAACGCGCGGACGCCGATCTGACCAAAGCGCACGCGGCGGTCGATCGCAGCAGCGCGGCACTGATCGCGGCGCAACGTCAGATCGCCGTGCTCGACGCGCAGATCGGCGACGCCGAGGCGCGCATCGCGACCGCGCAGGCCGCCCAGCGTGTCGCGGCGCTGAACGTGGAGTACACGACGATTCGCTCGCCCATTGACGGCTATGTCGGCAATCGCACGGCGCGTGTCGGCCTGCTGGCGAACACCGGCGTATCGCTGCTGACCGTGGTGCCGTCGAGCGGATTGTGGATCGACGCCAACTTCAAGGAAGATCAGTTGAAGAAGATGCGCGTCGGCGACAGCGTCGATGTCGATCTCGACGCATCGAGCACGCCGATTCACGGCGTGGTGGAAAGTCTGGCGCCGGCCACTGGCGCGACGTTCAGCGTGCTGCCCGCGGAGAACGCCACTGGCAACTTCACGAAGATCGTGCAGCGCGTGCCGGTGCGTGTGCGGCTCGATGTGCCGAAGTCCATGCAAGGCGTGCTGCGCCCCGGCTTGTCGGCCACGGTGAAAGTGCATCTCGATAGCGGCGACACGCCGGCGCGTGGATGA
- a CDS encoding DHA2 family efflux MFS transporter permease subunit, whose product MTQVLANPADLPTRIKVLAFTLMCVGFFMATLDIQIVASSLKDIGGGLSASQDELSWVQTSYLIAEILVIPMSGWLTRVFSTRWVFAFSALGFTVTSMLCGLAWDINSMILFRGLQGALGAAMIPTVFTTAFVLFPGKQRLIASTTISALATLAPTIGPVIGGWITSQWSWHWLFYLNLVPGLAVTLLVPKYVHFDNVDLSLLKKGDYLGILLMSGFLGCLEYVLEEGPRKNWFGDHVILTCAWITAICGFLFLVHAFTAKEPIVDLRALAIRNFGIGSLLSFITGIGIFCAVFLTPVFLSRVRGFDSLQIGVALLSVGCFQLVAMVVYSVVARFIDMRILLVFGLVLFGVGCYLYVPLTNQWGWHELLIPQALRGIGQQFCIPPIVTMALGSLPMSRLRSASGLFNLMRNLGGAIGIAVSSTMLNDRLNLHYERLDEHLNVGRPVVESILQQQSAHFAAVGGNVLNAANAGLGELHALLMREALVLTFSDTFFALSLCFLVGLFSVLFSRPFGNTAPPPDAH is encoded by the coding sequence ATGACTCAAGTTCTCGCCAACCCCGCCGACCTGCCGACGCGAATCAAGGTCCTGGCGTTCACGTTGATGTGCGTCGGGTTTTTCATGGCGACGCTCGATATCCAGATCGTGGCGTCGTCGCTCAAGGACATCGGCGGCGGCTTGTCCGCGAGCCAGGACGAACTCTCGTGGGTGCAGACCTCCTATCTGATCGCTGAAATTCTGGTGATCCCGATGTCCGGCTGGCTCACCCGAGTGTTTTCCACGCGCTGGGTGTTCGCGTTTTCCGCGCTCGGCTTCACGGTCACCAGCATGCTGTGCGGTCTCGCGTGGGACATCAACTCGATGATCCTGTTCCGCGGCTTGCAGGGCGCGCTCGGCGCCGCGATGATCCCGACGGTGTTCACCACCGCATTCGTGCTGTTCCCCGGCAAGCAGCGCCTGATCGCCTCGACCACCATCAGCGCGCTCGCCACGCTCGCACCGACCATTGGTCCGGTGATCGGCGGCTGGATCACGTCGCAATGGTCGTGGCACTGGCTGTTCTATCTGAACCTCGTGCCGGGCCTCGCCGTCACGCTGTTGGTGCCGAAGTACGTGCACTTCGACAACGTCGATTTGTCGCTGCTGAAGAAAGGCGATTACCTGGGCATCCTTCTTATGTCCGGTTTTCTGGGTTGCCTCGAATACGTGCTGGAGGAAGGGCCGCGCAAGAACTGGTTCGGCGATCACGTGATCCTGACGTGCGCGTGGATCACCGCGATCTGCGGGTTTCTGTTCCTCGTCCATGCGTTCACGGCAAAAGAACCGATCGTCGATTTGCGTGCGTTGGCGATCCGCAACTTCGGTATCGGCAGTCTGCTGTCGTTCATCACCGGGATCGGGATTTTCTGCGCGGTGTTTCTGACGCCGGTGTTCCTGTCTCGTGTGCGTGGCTTCGATTCGTTGCAGATCGGCGTGGCGTTGCTGTCGGTCGGCTGTTTTCAACTGGTCGCGATGGTGGTGTATTCGGTGGTCGCGCGCTTTATCGACATGCGGATTTTGCTGGTGTTCGGTCTCGTGCTGTTCGGCGTCGGCTGTTATCTGTATGTGCCGCTGACCAATCAATGGGGCTGGCACGAGTTGCTGATTCCGCAGGCGTTGCGCGGCATCGGCCAGCAGTTCTGCATTCCACCCATCGTGACGATGGCGCTGGGTTCGTTGCCGATGTCGAGGCTGCGTTCCGCCAGCGGCCTGTTCAATCTGATGCGTAACCTCGGCGGCGCGATCGGCATTGCGGTAAGCAGCACGATGCTCAACGACCGCCTGAACCTGCACTACGAGCGGCTCGATGAACATCTGAACGTGGGCCGTCCGGTAGTCGAGTCGATCCTGCAGCAGCAAAGCGCGCATTTCGCCGCAGTGGGCGGCAACGTGCTGAACGCGGCCAACGCCGGACTCGGTGAATTGCATGCGTTGCTGATGCGTGAAGCGCTCGTGCTCACGTTCTCCGACACTTTCTTCGCCTTGTCACTGTGTTTCCTGGTCGGGCTGTTCAGCGTGCTGTTCTCGCGCCCGTTCGGCAACACCGCACCGCCGCCCGATGCCCATTGA
- a CDS encoding efflux transporter outer membrane subunit, producing the protein MKPILVKVLASAALLTLAACAVQPETHADLPQTVKTVAPAAWNVDAPQDSVSANAWWDQFGDPVMHQLVESVLTGNLDVQAAVERVRQAQDLAKQNRAALLPELNASATASDSRQNTPPPLGYVRQAGVGLTASWTPDVFGGERLAVLAAQAQVSGRQSALNEVRLALAANTAAAYIDLRWAQSQLQILSDNEQIRARALKLTQQRLHYGLSTQLDVARAQNQLQDLQAQIPRVQSAVQHQLSLIAVYSGRTPESVDSLLLANARDIPVPAQSVPQMLPSEALLQRPDVRTAYATVEQRAAEVGVSKAQRYPQFRLNLADGLLASSYLGLPTLTDNLFSAALNATSPIFNAGRITANIDASESRMRESQLGLQQTMLQALKEIEDNRSDLVSGAVQVQRLGGALDASNQALHLSSELYKGGAADFLDVLTAQEAYLRDAESLNQAKREHALSAVALYRSLGGGWDVPDAVTAVSSSN; encoded by the coding sequence ATGAAACCGATCCTTGTCAAAGTCCTGGCGAGCGCCGCCTTGCTGACGCTCGCGGCGTGCGCGGTGCAACCGGAAACGCACGCCGATTTGCCGCAAACCGTGAAGACGGTCGCGCCCGCCGCGTGGAATGTCGACGCGCCGCAAGACAGCGTGAGCGCCAACGCGTGGTGGGACCAATTCGGCGACCCGGTCATGCATCAGCTGGTCGAATCCGTGTTGACCGGCAATCTCGATGTGCAGGCAGCGGTGGAGCGCGTCAGGCAGGCGCAGGATCTGGCGAAGCAGAATCGCGCGGCGCTGCTGCCTGAGTTGAACGCGAGCGCGACGGCGTCCGACTCGCGTCAGAACACGCCGCCGCCGCTCGGTTATGTGCGCCAGGCCGGCGTCGGCTTGACGGCGAGCTGGACGCCCGATGTATTCGGCGGCGAACGTCTTGCCGTGCTGGCGGCGCAGGCGCAGGTGTCGGGGCGCCAGTCGGCATTGAACGAGGTGCGCCTCGCACTCGCGGCGAATACCGCCGCAGCGTATATCGATCTGCGCTGGGCGCAATCGCAGTTGCAGATTCTGAGCGACAACGAGCAGATCCGCGCACGCGCTTTGAAGCTCACGCAGCAGCGGCTGCACTATGGGCTGTCGACGCAACTCGACGTCGCGCGCGCGCAGAACCAGCTCCAGGATTTGCAGGCGCAGATTCCGCGCGTGCAATCTGCGGTGCAGCATCAATTGAGTCTGATCGCGGTGTATTCGGGGCGCACGCCGGAGAGCGTCGACAGCCTGCTGCTCGCCAACGCACGCGATATTCCGGTGCCCGCGCAAAGCGTGCCGCAGATGCTGCCTTCGGAGGCGCTTCTGCAGCGTCCCGATGTGCGTACCGCGTACGCGACGGTCGAGCAGCGCGCAGCGGAAGTGGGCGTGTCGAAAGCGCAGCGCTATCCGCAGTTCCGGCTCAATCTCGCCGACGGCCTGCTGGCCTCGTCGTACCTCGGCTTGCCGACGCTGACCGACAACCTCTTCAGCGCGGCTTTGAACGCGACGAGCCCGATCTTCAACGCGGGCCGCATCACCGCGAATATCGACGCGAGCGAAAGCCGCATGCGCGAATCGCAACTCGGTTTGCAGCAAACCATGCTGCAAGCGCTGAAGGAAATCGAGGACAACCGCAGCGATCTGGTGAGCGGCGCGGTGCAGGTGCAACGTCTCGGCGGCGCGCTCGATGCGTCGAACCAGGCGCTGCATTTGTCGAGCGAACTGTACAAGGGCGGCGCGGCGGATTTTCTCGATGTGCTCACCGCACAGGAGGCGTATCTGCGTGACGCGGAGTCCTTGAACCAGGCCAAGCGCGAGCATGCGCTCTCGGCGGTCGCGTTGTACCGCTCGCTCGGCGGCGGCTGGGATGTGCCCGACGCGGTCACGGCGGTGTCGTCGAGCAACTGA
- a CDS encoding thiolase family protein, which translates to MANQREVVICNPVRTPIGAFGGALKEVPATTLGAVAVRETLRRSRLDAAELASVVMGNVIQAGNKMNAARQASIGGGVPVAVPALTVNRVCGSGAQAIASAAQEILLGLGDAAVAGGMENMDRAPYLLDGGRWGYRMGNAQIHDSLLRDGLNDAFSGEHSGWHTEDLVAQFDITRETQDRWAARSQQRFSEAQARGDFDAELVGVEIAGRKGPQHFTRDEQPRPDTTVETLAKLRPAFRPDGTITAGNAPGLNSGAAAMLVAERGFAEARGIAPLARLVSYGVAAVEPGMFGLGPVPAVQMALARAGWQLHDVERFEINEAFAAVPIAVARKLGIADELINVRGGAIAHGHPIGATGAVLTTRLLHSMQRDGIKRGIVTLCIGGGQGIALALEML; encoded by the coding sequence ATGGCGAATCAACGAGAAGTAGTGATCTGCAATCCGGTGAGAACGCCGATCGGCGCGTTCGGCGGGGCATTGAAGGAGGTGCCCGCGACTACGCTCGGCGCGGTCGCCGTGCGTGAGACGTTGCGCCGCAGCCGGCTCGACGCGGCCGAGTTGGCGTCGGTCGTGATGGGCAATGTGATTCAGGCCGGCAACAAGATGAATGCGGCGCGCCAGGCGTCGATCGGCGGCGGTGTGCCGGTGGCCGTGCCGGCGTTGACGGTCAATCGCGTATGCGGCTCGGGCGCGCAGGCGATCGCGTCGGCGGCCCAGGAAATTCTGCTAGGTTTGGGCGACGCGGCCGTGGCCGGCGGCATGGAAAACATGGACCGCGCGCCGTATCTGCTCGACGGCGGCCGCTGGGGCTACCGCATGGGCAACGCGCAGATCCACGACAGCCTGTTGCGCGACGGCCTTAACGATGCGTTTTCCGGCGAGCATTCGGGTTGGCATACGGAAGACCTCGTCGCGCAATTCGATATCACGCGTGAAACTCAGGACCGTTGGGCCGCGCGTTCGCAGCAGCGCTTCAGCGAAGCCCAGGCGCGCGGCGATTTCGACGCCGAACTGGTTGGCGTGGAAATAGCCGGGCGCAAAGGCCCGCAGCATTTCACGCGCGATGAACAACCGCGTCCCGACACCACGGTGGAAACGCTCGCGAAACTGCGTCCGGCATTTCGCCCCGACGGCACGATCACCGCGGGCAACGCGCCCGGATTGAACAGCGGCGCAGCCGCGATGCTGGTGGCCGAGCGGGGTTTCGCGGAAGCACGCGGCATCGCGCCGCTCGCGCGTCTCGTGTCGTATGGCGTCGCCGCGGTCGAACCCGGCATGTTCGGCCTCGGTCCCGTTCCGGCGGTGCAGATGGCATTGGCGCGAGCCGGTTGGCAACTGCACGATGTCGAGCGTTTCGAGATCAACGAAGCGTTTGCCGCCGTGCCGATCGCGGTCGCGCGCAAACTCGGCATTGCGGACGAGTTGATTAACGTGCGAGGCGGCGCAATCGCGCATGGTCATCCGATCGGCGCAACGGGCGCCGTGCTGACCACGCGCCTGCTTCATTCGATGCAGCGCGATGGGATCAAACGCGGCATCGTGACGTTGTGCATTGGCGGCGGTCAGGGCATCGCGTTGGCATTGGAAATGCTGTGA
- a CDS encoding NupC/NupG family nucleoside CNT transporter, which translates to MALIVRNILGIAVLLLIAFIFSTNRRAIRLRTVISALLVQIGIGAFILFVPFGKSILSGAASAVNHVLGYGNAGIEFLFGGLVQAKMFQVFGDGGFVFAVRVLPAIIFVTALISVLYYLGVMRWIVIVLGTVFQKLLGVSKIESFSAVTTIFLGQSEMPAVVKPFTAEMTGAELFAVMSSGMAAVAGSVLAGYAGLGVRIEYLLAASFMAVPGGLLFAKIIHPSTEPSRVHLENLNFDEKRPANIIEAASSGATVGLKIAVMVGAMLIAFVGLIALLNGIVGGVGGWFGHPQLSMQSVLGVIFAPLAYLIGVPWNEATIAGNFLGQKVILNEFVAYASLSPYLKDAASVSAAGLAALDPRTIAILSFALCGFANFSSIAVLTGGFSAVAPARRAEVARYGLRVVLAATLSNLMSATIAGMFITLN; encoded by the coding sequence ATGGCACTGATCGTTAGAAACATCCTCGGCATTGCGGTACTGCTGCTTATCGCTTTTATCTTTTCCACCAATCGGCGCGCTATCCGCTTACGGACTGTAATCAGCGCGTTGCTCGTGCAAATAGGCATTGGCGCATTCATTCTGTTCGTGCCCTTCGGCAAGTCGATCCTTTCGGGTGCGGCTTCCGCTGTCAATCATGTGCTTGGCTACGGCAACGCGGGCATCGAGTTCCTGTTCGGCGGGCTCGTGCAAGCGAAGATGTTCCAGGTCTTCGGCGACGGTGGTTTCGTATTTGCCGTGCGCGTGCTGCCGGCCATCATCTTCGTGACCGCGTTGATCTCCGTGCTGTACTACCTCGGCGTGATGCGCTGGATCGTGATCGTGCTCGGCACGGTATTTCAGAAGCTGCTCGGCGTGTCGAAGATCGAATCGTTTTCCGCGGTCACTACGATTTTTCTCGGCCAGAGCGAAATGCCCGCCGTCGTCAAACCGTTCACGGCCGAGATGACTGGCGCGGAATTGTTCGCGGTGATGTCGAGCGGCATGGCGGCTGTCGCCGGTTCGGTGCTGGCGGGTTATGCGGGCCTCGGCGTGCGCATCGAGTATCTGCTGGCGGCGTCGTTCATGGCGGTGCCGGGCGGCTTGCTGTTCGCGAAGATCATTCACCCTTCCACCGAACCGAGCCGTGTGCATCTGGAGAACCTCAACTTCGACGAGAAGCGTCCCGCCAATATCATCGAAGCCGCGAGTTCCGGCGCGACCGTCGGCCTCAAAATCGCGGTGATGGTCGGTGCGATGCTGATCGCGTTCGTCGGGCTGATAGCGTTGCTCAACGGAATTGTCGGCGGCGTGGGCGGCTGGTTCGGTCATCCGCAACTGTCGATGCAATCGGTGCTCGGCGTGATATTCGCGCCGCTCGCTTATCTGATCGGCGTGCCCTGGAACGAGGCTACGATTGCCGGCAATTTCCTCGGCCAGAAAGTCATTCTCAACGAGTTCGTCGCCTATGCGTCGCTGTCGCCGTATCTGAAAGACGCCGCGAGCGTGAGCGCCGCCGGTCTGGCGGCGCTCGATCCGCGTACCATTGCTATCCTGTCGTTTGCGTTGTGCGGCTTCGCGAACTTCTCGTCTATCGCGGTGCTGACGGGCGGCTTTAGCGCCGTCGCGCCGGCACGCCGTGCCGAAGTTGCGCGTTACGGCCTGCGTGTCGTGCTCGCCGCGACGCTCTCGAACCTGATGAGCGCCACGATTGCGGGCATGTTCATTACGCTGAATTGA
- a CDS encoding cytidine deaminase, which produces MNMEQLLERAGVAREKAYAPYSKFKVGAALLTKDGQVFDGCNVENASYGLCNCAERTAFFSAIAAGYQRDQFAALAVIGDTDGPIAPCGACRQVIIELGGPELPIRLGNLHGATRDTTAREQLPDAFYL; this is translated from the coding sequence ATGAATATGGAACAACTGTTGGAACGCGCGGGCGTTGCGCGAGAAAAGGCCTATGCGCCTTATTCGAAATTCAAGGTCGGCGCGGCGTTGCTGACCAAAGACGGCCAGGTGTTCGACGGCTGCAACGTCGAGAACGCTTCGTACGGTTTGTGCAATTGTGCGGAACGTACCGCATTTTTCAGCGCGATTGCGGCGGGTTATCAGCGTGACCAGTTCGCCGCGCTCGCGGTGATCGGCGATACGGACGGCCCGATCGCGCCGTGCGGCGCGTGCCGCCAGGTGATTATCGAACTGGGCGGCCCTGAACTGCCGATTCGCCTCGGTAACCTGCATGGCGCCACGCGCGACACCACCGCGCGCGAACAATTGCCGGACGCGTTCTATCTATGA
- a CDS encoding nucleoside hydrolase, which produces MSRHKVIYDTDPGVDDAMALVFQALHPDIELLGLTSVFGNATIATTTRNARFLAGRFAAGVPVAQGAAAPLKRTAPEPLAWIHGDNGLGNIALDTTDEAPLDARPAHRFIIDTVRAHPGEVTLLAVGPLTNLALALADDPQIATLVKQVVIMGGAFGTDGVLGNVTPAAEANILADPHAADIVFGAAWPVAIVGLDVTQPTIMSREYLASLRERGGAAGQFVWEVSRHYEAFHEQSAQLAGIYVHDSSAVAYVLAPHLYTTRSGPVRVLTDGIAVGQTIQKPSTMPVPAPAWDSRPDCKVCIGVDVPGMLALYERTICGTL; this is translated from the coding sequence ATGAGCAGGCACAAGGTCATCTACGACACCGATCCGGGCGTGGACGATGCCATGGCGCTCGTGTTTCAGGCGCTGCATCCGGATATCGAACTGCTCGGTCTAACGAGCGTATTCGGCAACGCCACGATCGCAACGACCACGCGCAACGCGCGCTTTCTCGCCGGACGGTTCGCCGCCGGCGTGCCGGTCGCGCAAGGCGCGGCAGCGCCGCTCAAGCGCACCGCGCCCGAGCCGCTCGCATGGATTCACGGCGACAACGGGCTCGGCAATATCGCATTGGATACAACGGACGAAGCCCCGCTCGATGCACGTCCCGCGCACCGCTTCATCATCGACACGGTGCGCGCGCATCCCGGCGAAGTGACGCTGCTCGCCGTGGGCCCGCTCACGAACCTGGCGCTCGCGCTCGCCGACGATCCGCAGATCGCCACGCTCGTCAAACAGGTGGTGATCATGGGCGGCGCGTTCGGCACGGACGGCGTGCTCGGCAACGTCACGCCCGCGGCGGAGGCCAATATCCTGGCGGACCCGCACGCCGCCGACATCGTGTTCGGCGCGGCGTGGCCGGTGGCGATCGTCGGGCTGGACGTCACGCAGCCCACCATCATGAGCCGCGAGTATCTGGCGTCGCTGCGCGAGCGCGGCGGCGCGGCCGGTCAGTTCGTATGGGAAGTGTCGCGGCACTACGAGGCGTTTCACGAGCAAAGTGCGCAGCTGGCGGGCATCTATGTGCATGATTCGTCGGCGGTGGCGTATGTGCTGGCGCCACATCTCTATACAACGCGCAGCGGCCCTGTGCGTGTATTGACGGACGGCATCGCGGTGGGCCAGACCATCCAGAAGCCGTCGACCATGCCCGTGCCCGCGCCGGCGTGGGATAGCCGGCCGGACTGCAAAGTGTGTATCGGCGTGGACGTGCCGGGTATGCTGGCGCTTTACGAGCGCACCATTTGCGGCACGCTGTGA